Within the Pseudomonas oryzae genome, the region TCAACAGCTTCCCCTGTGATTTCCAGAGCCTTGCATTTTGCAGCTCACCAATTGGCAACGTGGCAGGTGATGTCTGGTTCAGCTGGCCGGTGAGCCAGTGGGGCATGCGGATCAAGTACAACGTTGTGCCCGACTTGGCTTTGCAGGTTGGTGCTTTCGAGATGAACCCTTCGTATCTGGAGACCGGCAACGGATTCAAGCTCAGCGGCAGCGGTTCTAAAGGGATGTTGTTGCCGGTCGAAGCGGTCTGGAGTCCCAAGGTTGGCGGCCAGAAACTACCGGGTGAGTATCGCTTGGGCTACTTCTACAGCAGTGCAAGTGCCAACGACGTCTACGAGGACGTCAACGGGGATCCGCAAGGCTTCACAGGAGAAGCGTTCAAATCGCATGGCAGCAAGCATGGGTGGTGGGTGATTGCGCAGCAACAATTAACCGCACACAACGGTGATGCTAGCCGCGGCCTGAGCATCTTCGCGAGCCTCACGTTACTTGATCAGGCTACTAGCTTTATTGATAGGTACCAGCAACTTGGTCTTGTGTATAAAGGTTTTTTCGACTCTAGGCCAAAAGACGACATTGGGTTCGGTGTGGCTCGTCTGCACGTGAACGACGACGTTACCAAGCGCCAGCAACAACTCAACGAGGTCAGTGGCATTGAAGGTTACGATGATCCTCGCTTCGTGCCCGTTCAGCGCAGTGAGTATAATATGGAGTTGTACTATGGTGTCCATATGACCAATTGGCTGACTGTTCGCCCCAACCTTCAATATGTCCGCAGTCCAGGTGGTGTTGACGAGGTCGACAACGCCCTGGTCGCAGGCCTGAAGATCCAGGCCAGTTTCTGAGCGAGCAGTTGACTCGCTACCACAACGCAAATGTTTTGCAATTTCGGCAAAATGGGTCTTGGGCAATGACACTTAGATGATGCGGAATATGCTTGCAAGCCGCTGTGTCACGTGGGCAGTTTTCTACTTGGGAGAACGATATGAAAGTGAGTACTGGAATCACCGTCACCTTCAAGCGACCGGACGGTCAGGAGCTTCAAGGATACCTTGCGACGCCGTCGCATACAGAGGGAGCTCCGGCTATTGTTGTGATCCAAGAGTGGTGGGGACTCAATGACCAGATCAAGGGAGTGGCTGATCGCTTAGCTCACTTGGGCTACCTAGCGCTTGTACCTGATCTGTACCGAGGCAAATCCACGGTCGAGGCAGAAGAGGCTCACCATCTCATGGAGGGCCTCGACTTTGGCGATGCAGCCGCACAAGACATCAAGGGGGCGGTTCAGTACCTGCTGCAGAAGACGCCGAAGGTGGCTGTTACCGGATTTTGCATGGGTGGCGCTCTGACGCTGCTGAGCCTTGTTCATAATCCAGAGGTAGCGGCCGCGGTGGCCTGGTATGGATTCCCGCCCCTCGAATACATCGACGCATCTGTCATCCGGGCACCGGTGATGGGGCATTGGGCTACCCAAGACGCTTTCTTCCCACTGGCCAAGGTCGATGAGCTTGAGCAGAAGCTTCAAGTGGCCGGTGTGAAAACGGAATTTCATCGGTACCTTGCTCACCACGGCTTTGCCAATGAGAACGCAGTCGGGCCCGGACGTATCGAGGCGACCCAGTACGATCCAGCCTGGTCGCAACTGGCTTGGGATCGGACGCTGACCTTCTTTGGACGTACCCTCTGGCCTGCATCCTGAGTTCTAGGGGCTGTTGACGTTTCACATGGATAGCCATAGGACCCCGCAGGCCATGGCTATCATGCTCTCGTAACTTCGCTTCAGCTTGTCGTATCGGAACGCCACGGCCCAGTAGTGCTTCAGCCGCACAAAGGCGTTCTCGACCAGATGCCTGTAGCGATACAGCCCCCTGTCCAAGTCGGCATTGCCCCTGATCGAGTTGCGCTTTCTGGGGATCACCGGTCGGGCGCCCTGCGTCTCGATCTGTTCGCTGATGCACTCACTGTCATAGCCCTTGTCCGACACGATCACCTCGGCAGACGGCAGCTGCGCTATCAGCTGGGGAGCTGCCGTGCAGTCGTTGATGTCGCCTCCGGTGATCTCGAAAGCCACAGGCAAACCATGCGCATCGACCGCCAGGTAGATCTTGCTCGTATGGCCGGCGCGGCTTTTGCCGATCGCCTCAGACTTACCGCTGGCAGCACCAGCACTGTGCTGATGGGCCTTTACATAGGTACCGTCGATGAATGCCCACTCAAAGTCAGGCTCCTCGAGCAATGCGTTGAACACGTTGAGCCACTTGCTGGCCGTCGACCAAGGGTTGAATCGTTTGTAGACAGAGTTCCAGCACCCAAAGGCGCTGGACAGGTCTCTCCAGGGGCAGCCCACGCGCATCCGTTAGAGCATTCCCTCAAACGTCATCCGCAGATCTGGCTTGTGGTAAATCGCTTGCTGAAGCTGAATTTCTCCAGCTTCGACCAAGCTCGTCACTGAGCATCAATCGGGGCATTGCAAACCCGCAGGGTTATTGGTGGAGGAACCTCAATTCTGCGGGTTTGCTCTTATTCCTCAAGGCCCCTGCCGCGAAACGTCAACAGCCCCAGAAAGAAGTTTCCACTTCGTGACAATTGAGGTCCATCGTAAAGATACATGTGAGACATAATGCCTCAGAATTCTCAGGTAAGTTTTAGTGGTGAGAGACCGAATGTCTTACGGCGAGAATTCGGCGGGGAGGTTGTGATGATGAATAATCATTAAAAATCAAATAGTTATGAATATTTTGATGGATTGGCATTCCTCTTGCTTGTATCGAAATTGCGCCCAGCTGGTGGTGGCGCATCAAAAACAACAAGAGGTATGGCATGAGCAAAAGTACTTCTCTCGATTTTTCCCTTGTCGGTAGCATCGCCCTGATGTCCGGAGCCTGTCGTGGCATCGACAGGGCGGTTGCGTTGAGCCATTCCAACGTCGGAGCTGATGTCGCAGACTAGGGTCGAGGCATCGTTGAGGAAGCTGCCGCCAAGATCCGTGCTCTGGAATGTCGCGAATCAGTAGTCCTGCAGGTCGACGTCAGTGACCCCGGAAGCGGTTAAAGCATGATGGCCATAGTTAAGTATCAACTGGGTCATTCTTGTGCTGCCAGGCAGGCGAGCATGGTGCTTGAGCAAAAAATGGCCGCATCATGCAACTCGTCAGGTCAGTACCTGTGATAGCGTGCTATCGCTTTAATGCTGCAACTTCCTCAGGCCAGGAAAGACGATATACCAGATCTCAAACAAGAAGAACAACATCACCGCGTGAAGCGGGTGTGAGGATTAGCAGATGACAAATCAGAACTTGACCACAAGAACCATGCGGGCAGCGGTTTGGCATGGCCGCCATGATATTCGGGTACAAGATGTTCCCCTTCCGGCAGATCCGGCCCCAGGGTGGGTTCAGGTGCGGGTCAGCTGGTGTGGTATTTGTGGCTCTGACTTACATGAGTATGTGGCTGGCCCAGTATTCATTCCTGTCGATGCTCCTCATCCTGTAACCGGCCTGAGCGGGAAATGCATTCTTGGGCATGAGTTCTCTGGCGAGATCGTTAAAGTAGGTGTAGGGGTAGATGGTTACTCGATAGGCGATGTTGTCACCGCTGATGCCTGCCAGCATTGCGGCGAGTGCTTTTACTGCCTCCAGGGACAATACAATCTTTGTGACAGCATTGCTTTTACTGGACTTATGAACGACGGCGCATTTGCCCCGCTAGTCAATGTCCCGGCCAATGTTCTGTATCGGTTGCCGGCAGGCTTTCCCGAAGAGGCAGGGGCGCTTATCGAACCTCTCTCTGTCGGGATGCATGCGGTCAAGCAAGCGGGCGATCTAGCAGGGCTTAGCGTAGTTGTTGTAGGCGCTGGCACTATTGGTCTTTGCACCATCATGTGCGCAAAAGCTGCGGGAGCATCGCAAATCATAGCGCTGGAAATGTCGTCGGCCCGCAAGGAAAAAGCGCTCGAAGTCGGCGCCACCCGTGTACTCGACCCCAAAGAGTGCGATGTACTTACCGAGGTTCGTGCACTGACGTCCGGCCGCGGCGCAGATGTTAGTTTCGAATGTGTCGGCAATAAGAACACAGCGAAGCTGGCCATCGACACCGTACGCAAAGCAGGAACCTGCGTGCTCGTAGGCGTTTTCGAAGAAGCAAGTCAGTTCAACTTCTTCGAAGTCGTTGCTACCGAAAAGAAACTAGTCGGCGCGCTGGCGTATAGAGGCGAGTTCGCGGACGTGATCGACTTGATTTCTTCCGGACACATTGATGTGTCACCACTTATCACTGGCCGTATCGGGCTTGAAGATATTGTGTCGCTCGGATTTGATCAGCTGGTCAATAACAAAGATCAGAATGTGAAGATTATCGTTCAGCCTGCATAGGTATATAACTGACTCAGCCTGTTCCCCTCTGGGAAGCAGGCTGAGTGCCAAGGAAGGTCTGAAACATCCCCGATTTCCACGGGTTTCCATGGCATCTGATGAGCAAGTTGGGAAGGGGGGCTGCAGTGTGAGCACCAAGGTGTTTTATAACGGGATGAGGTGGTTCGGATCAGTCTTGTAACTTTCTGTCGATCGAGTCCAAGCATCGCAGATCGCTTTGATCGGAGTGCACCATCGTAGAGCCTTCAGATGCTTGACAAAGTTGCATGCCGTGAAGAATGTCTGCACATGAGCCCATCCATCGCGCGGACTGGCCGTCTGCGCGATGGGGGCAAGACCAGTGCGCGCGAGCACCGGCCGCTCGTTCAGAATGGATAGGTCTGATGGGCAGGCTCGACGGTCACCCATTTGACCTCGGTGAACTCCTCGATCACCGCGCTACCATCGAAGCGACCGTAACCACTGTGTTTCATGCCGCCATACGGGGCCTGAGCCTCGTTCTGTACAGTTGCGCCATTGATATGGACGCAACCTGCGTCCAGACGACTGGCCAGTTCGAGCGCGCGCGTCACGTCGGCACTGAAGATCGATGACGACAGCCCGTAAGCGGTGTCATTGGCGACCTCCAGGGCCTGCTCGGCGCCCTTGACGCGAACGACGGTCGTCACCGGGCCGAAGGTTTCCTCGTCGTAGATGGCCATGTCTCGGCGGACATGGTCGACCAGGGTCGGCCCCATCAGAGCGTTTTCGGCCAGGCCGCCGGCAACGATCTTCGCGCCTTTGCCGATAGCATCATCGAGCAGCTGATTGATCCGCTGCACCGAGCCCTGGGAGATCATCGGGCCAACCACACAAGCCGGGGTGGAGGTCGGGTTACCCACCTCCAGCTGAGCGATTCGCTCGGCAAACTTGCTGACGAAGTCATCTGCTACGGTTTCGTCGACCACAAAGCGCTCGGTCGACATACAGATCTGGCCCTGGTAGAGGAAGGCGCCGAATACCGCTGCGTTCACAGCGCCATCGATATCGGCGTCGTCCAGAACGAGAAATGGAGCCTTGCCGCCCAGCTCCAGCAAGCAACGCTTGAGATGGCTGGCACAGGTTTCGGCGATCATGCGGCCGACCTTAGTGGAGCCGGTGAAATTGACGCGGCGCACGGTATTGTGGGCGACCAGCGTGTCAGTTACTGCTGCGGCGTCTTCGGGCGCGGTGATGAGGAAGTTCAGCACGCCCTCGGGCAGCCCCGCCTCGATGAAAGCATCGGCCAGCAGGGCATGGGTGCGCGGACTGCTTTCCGAGCCCTTGAAGATCACGGTATTGCCGCAGGCCAGCGGATAGGCGATGGCGCGTGCGCCGAGAATCACCGGACCGTTCCACGGCACGATGCTCAGGACGGTGCCCACCGGCTGGCGAAGGGTCATCGATAGTGCCCCGGGCTTGTCGGTCGGGATGGTCTCGCCTTTGATCTGCGTGGTCAGTGCCGCTGCTTCCCGCAGCAGATTCGCCGATGCGCCGACGTTGAATTGGGCCCAGAGCTGCGAAGCACCGATTTCCTCGGCCATGACCAGGCAGAATTCCGCCATTTTGGCTTCCAGTGCGTCGGCTGCAGCAAGCAGCAGGCGGCGCCGCTCGGTCGGTCCGGTCTTCGACCATTTGCGGAACGCGCGCTCGGATGAGTCGGCGACACGTAGAGCATCCTCCACGCTGCAGGCCGCGCCTTCGCTGATCGTCAGTCCGCTAAGCGGGTCGACACGCTGATACAGTTTTCCGCTTGAAGCATTGTGTTTCTTGTTGTCGATTACGAGTTGAACAGTCATCAATCTTACCTTGAAAGATGTCAGTGATCGTCAGGTGGGGGGCTGACGGCACACGAAGGATTGGTTTGATCAGGGCGTGGCTGTGTGTGCATGCAGTGTTTCGAACAACCGCTGCAGAGCAGCGCCCTCCCGCTTCTGGATAAGGTTCGCATCGCTGAATCATCGAGCTTTGCGACCGTGAGCAATGCCTTCTGAGTGATATCGGCTCCGCGGATGGCAATCCATGGTCTTGGCAGGCAGGAGCCGAGATCGTCAACCTCATACCGCCAAGCAAGGGATGAGGCAGCCGAAGATCAAAAGGCTGCGCAAGAGAAAGGAGCTCCCGGCATCGCTGCCGATATCGGGCAGCCTTGGCGATTCAGCCGCACCACCGAATGACCGGCGTTCGCTACGGAGCCGAAGATGGCCATTCAGGAGTCCTTGTCGGGACCGCCGAACAGTTTTCCCGCCCCCGCCCAATCACTGGGGGCGATATCTTCGAAGATGACATAGATGTAGTTCGGATCAGTGCCAGTGTTCTTCACGATGCTTTCGGTGATCTCGGCAGCTACCGCCTGTTTGGCAGCATGGTCCTTGCCTTCAAACCAGCTCACTCGTACAACGGGCATAATGGCTTCCTCTGAGAACATGAGTAAGGGGCATTGCGGTAATCGCTTTGCCCAAGTGCAACCCGGCTTCCAGAGCCGGACGTTCGACCGGAGGTCGGATCGAATTCCGCTCAGCGCATCAGGAACCCATGCAGGTCTGAACTGAATTTCAACGGGTTCTTCAAGGCCAGGAAGTGGTCCCCATGATCGGCTTTCGAGTACACGAACAGCGAAGCGTCGGGAATGACTGAGGCCATCCAGCGCTGACTGTGAAGCCAGTCGCTGTACTCGCCCGAGAAAATCGCAGTCGGTGCGTCGATCTTGCTGCGGATGACGTCGCGCCAATCATTGGTCGCATGATCGAACAGCACCTGACCGGTATAGCTCATGTCATCGATGATGATGGACTGGGCGAACGCCAAGGCATTTGCGTAGTACGGCGAATCCATATGCGTTGCGTGCTCCAGAACCCTGGTGCCGGAAATCAGCATGTTGACCGGCTTCATCTGGGTATACGAGGCAATCATGCGCTCCGGGGATGAAGTGAAAGCTCCGGCGTCCAGGCGCTCCTGTTCAGTCCAGTCCGCGTGGCAGTAGATCGAGGGGGCCTGATCGATAAAAGCCAGCTTGCGAACGCCCTGGGTACCGAACAGGTCGATATAAGCCCACAACACCGAGGCGCCCATGGACCATCCACAGTAATGTGCCGTGTCCAGATGCAGATGCTCGGCGAACTCCTTGAGATCCATGGCAAACCGTGAAATCCGGGTGCCGAACGACACACGCTGGGACAGCCCCTGATTGCGGACATCCAGGACATGGACGCGGTAATGCCGACTCAGCAGAGCCATCAGGTAGACGTACAGCGCCCCGTTAGCCGACCAGCCGGGGATGAACACCAGGGGATCACCTTCACCGGCCACCCAGTAGGCGAGCTCCACGTCATCGCTGGTGCGAAAGCGGCCGATCTGCAGTCCGCCGAAATCCGACAGTCGCGTCGGTTGGCCCTCAATGGCTCGCGGGAAGGTGAAATCCGCCCCCAGCACGGCAAGTGCCGAGACGGGTGCAGTGTGCTCGATCGTTCTCAAGTCTGGTACCGGTGTGGACGCAAATGGCGGCGTATTCAAGCCGATCACCCAAGCTCCTGCTCGAATGTCGGCTCATTCAATACTTGAAATCAAAAGGGATAAATATACAAAATGAAACGACATTCAAAACGAGTTGTTTGCAATGGACCGACTGGCCAGCATGAATGCCTTCGTAAAGGCGGCGGAGTTGGGATCCTTCAGCGCCGCGGCGGAAGTGCTGCAGATTTCGTCGCAACTGGTGGGCAAGCATGTCCATCATCTGGAGCAACGCCTCGGTATGCGGCTGCTGAACCGCACCACGCGGCGCCAGAGTCTCACCGATTTCGGACGCTCATTTTATGAGCGCGCAAAAATCATCCTCGCCGAAGTGGAGCATGCCGAAAACCTCGCTGCGGAGGCTCAGGCGTCACCCAGTGGGCGCTTGCGCATCAACGCTCCGGTCAGCTTCGGCATGCAGCAGTTGGCAGTGCACCTGCCCGAGTACATGAAGGCGTTCCCAGAGGTCAGTGTCGAGCTGACGTTGTCCAATCGCGCTGTGGATTTGATCGACGAAGGCTACGATGCGGTATTCAGGGTCGGCCAACTGGCCGACAGTGGGCTAATCGCCAGGCCTCTCGCTCCCTACAGACTCGTGCTCTGCGCCGCGCCGGACTATCTGGCGGCTCATGGCCCTTTGAATACGCCATGGGACTTGCAGGCACATGAGTGCCTGGGTTTCGCGCACACGGAGTTGCGCACGCAGTGGACCTTCGACGGTCCAGACGGGCGGATCGTGGTGGCTGTCTCAGGGCGGCTGATGGTCGATCATGGAGAGCCGCTGCTGTGCGCCGCATTGGCGGGGCTGGGAATCTTGCTTCAGCCCCTCGAGCTGGTTCGCAAGCACCTGGCGACGGGCGAGCTGGTTGCGCTGCTGCCGGACTATCAGGTGCCGACTCGGCCCTTGCACATTCTCTATGCCCCGGATCGCCGCATCACTCCGAAACTGCGCAGCTTCCTTGACTTCGCCATAGCCACCTTCGGCCCGGAGGCGTAGCGGCCGTCCCTGGCCAATGCCGTTGTTTGGCGACTGCCGCATATCGGAAGGAGCAGCCGGCCCCGGTGGCCGGGCTGTCGCAGCGGCATCCAGGGCCAGCGCTATTCGAGCAGATCCTCGATGGATTCGGCCGCCAGCTGATACGAGCGGCAACGCGCGGTGGGGGTGTAGATCCTGGCGTCGATCATCAGTTCGTTCGCGCCCGTGGTGGCAATGAACTCACGCAGCCAGGCCCCAACTTCGCGCTTATCCCCGATGGCGGTGCAAGCCATCGCCTGCGCCAGTCCCTGCAATTCGCAGTTGGACAGGCGCGCCATGTAGCCATCCTCTGGCTGCGGCAACGGCCCCGGCACACCGTTGTGCAGGTTATTCACCCAATGGCGATGCGAGCTGGCGATGTACTCCGCTTCGTCGTGGGTCTCGGCGGCGATGACGTTCACCCCGGCGATCACGTAAGGCTGCTGCAGATGCTCGCTGGGCCGGAAGTTGGTCCGGTAATGGGCGATCGCCTGCATCAGGAAACGCGGAGCGAAATGCGAAGCGAAGGCGTAGGGCAGACCGAGCTTCGCCGCGAGATCGGCACCTTGCAGGCTGGAGCCAAGAATCCACACCGGCACATCATGGCGGCCGGGTAAGCCCCGTGCCTCCTGTCGGCCGTTGTTGGCCAGGTAGTCCATCAGTTGCGTGACGTCGGTAGCGAAGTCGCGCTCCGAGGCGTCGCCGCGCATCGCCCGGATGCTCGGGCCGGCAGATCCCGGTGCGCGTCCGACGCCCAGATCGATGCGTCCCGGGAACAGGGTCTCCAGCGTGGCGAACTGTTCCGCGATGACCAGCGGTGAATGGTTGGGCAGCATGATCCCGCCAGCGCCGACCCGCAGTGTCGATGTCGCCGCCGCCAGGTGCTGAATGATCAGGGTCGTGGCGGCCGAGCCGATACCCGACAGGTCGTGGTGCTCCGCCACCCAGTAGCGCCGGTAGCCATGTTTTTCCACGTGGCGGGCGAGCAGGGCGGCCTCTTCGAGCGAATGGGCCAGCCCTTTGCCTTCGCCGATCATCATGAGGTCGAGTACAGAGAGTGCGGTCATGGGGTCTCCATTTTTCAAGGATTGAACAAGGGGATGAAGGGGCCGCTCGACGCTCATTGCCCGCCGGCGAGCGGAGCCCACTGAGGGTGACGGCTCAGGCGCTCCTGCATCTCGCGGATGGTCGCCAGGGAGCGTTGCAGCTTCAGATAGACGTCCCCACAGTAGTCCCAGCCCAGCAGCCCGATGCGGCCGCGGTAGCCCATGCGCGACAGCGCGGCGAGCAAAGCGAAGTTGTCCAGTTCGCCGCGGTCTGGGGGTTCCATTGTGGCCACGCCGCCCCAGCCCAGCGGTGAAAGCGCTGAGCCGGACGTGGTCACCTGCATCAGCCAGGGCTGCATGGCGCGCAGACGACCCTCGAGGTCGCCTTCCTCGCTGGCATACCAGTGGTAGCCATTGAAGGTGGCCCCCAGCTGCGGGTGATCGAAGTGCTGGCAGATGGCGACGACCTGCGAAGTGGTTTCCGTAACGTGATGGCGGTGCGGGTACAGCGCCAGACGCAGGCCACGCCGCTCGACAATCGGCAACAGCCCTTCGATCACCCGCAGGATCGCCGACTCGCCATTGAGCGAGGACTGCACGGCGAGCTCGATCAGCTCCACGCCTTCGACGGACTCGACGATCCGTCGCAGCACGGCGTCGTTGCGCCCCTCGTGCAGAACCAGGTAAAGCGCCGCGATGTCCAGTCCGTGCTCGGCCCTGACGCTGGGCAGCAGCGACAGATCGGTCAACGGCTGCCCACCCCATGCCGCAACCGTGATCGCGTCGTAGCCGATCTCCGCGAGCATTTCGCACTGCGAACGGAAGCTGTAGACGCCCATCGAGGTGTAGAAGAAGGAATCCAGCGCGTGAATCGGTAGTTTCATGGAAAGGCTCTCTCGCGCTTTGGGGTCAGTACGCCAGCTGGTCCATCACCGCCCAGTGGGGGTGCTGCAACAGGCGATGTTCCATGGACCTGAAGGAGGTCAGCGAGCGACGCAGGTTGCCGTAGACGTCGCCCCCCATGCTTTCCCAGCCGAGGAAGGCGTAGCGGCCCTGATAACCACGCCGCGTCAGTGCGCCAAGCAGCACGAAGTTGTCCATCTCCCCCTCGTCCAGGGGTTCGATGGTGGCGGCTCCTCCCCAGCCCAGCGGCGACAGGCGGCAACCGGCGATGTTTACCTGCCTGAGCCAGGGCCAGAGCGCGTCCAGGCGCTGCTCGAGCGCTTTCTCCTGGGTTGCGTACCAGTGGTAGCCGTTGAACACGATGCCCAGGCGTGGATGGTCGAATTCCTCGCATAGGGCGACGGCCTCGGAGGTGGTCTGCATGCCGTAGCGTACGTGCGGGTAGAGCGCCAGCTCGATGTTCCGCCGCTCGCAGATCGGCAGCAGCCGATCGAGCATCCGGCGATCGGCATCAGTGACAGACTCACCGGAATGCAGGGCCAGCTCGATGGAACCGCACCCCTCGACGCTCTCGAACAGTCGAACCAGGCGCGACTCCAGGCCCTGGCGGTAGATCGCGTAGATGGCCCCGACGTCCAGTCCCCAGCGCTCCTTGACCCGTGGCAGCTCGGCCAGCTCCTGGCTCCACCAGGACACCGTCAGCCCCTGGTAGCCAAGCTCGGTCAGCATTTCGCACTGTGCTGCCAGGGGATAGGTACCCAGGCGGGTCTGGAAAATGAAGTCCATAGCATGTACGGCGTGCTTCATGCCGCGCCCTCCACGGCAGTGTCGGCCGGGGAGACCGGCTTGCCGATGGGGAAGTGCGGCAGCACGTACTCACCCAGCTCGTCGATGACCTCTGCGGCAGGCCTGCGCTGCGGCTTGAAGTTCAGCGCAACGTGGCAGACGCCCTGATCCTGCTGGCGCCGCCACAGGTCGATGAGCGTATTACGCCCGGCCCGCATCACGCGCCCCGGCTGCAGCGGCAGGTTCGGATCGCGGTCCAGGTCGAAGAAGGTGCCGTAGCCATAGGGCTTGAAGGGCATGCCGGTGCAGGCGACGCGCCATTGGTTGACGATCTCCGGAATGCGTGCCGGGTCGGTCAGGTACCAGAGCACGCCGTCGGTGTGCCTGGCGATCCACTCCATGTTCTGCCCGGCCATGCCGACCACCAGGGTCGGCAGCCTAGCCGCACGGGGCTTGGGAAGCAGGTCGAGGCTGCCGTCGAGCTGCCCGTAGAACAGCGAGGAATGCATGGGCCATGTTTGCTCCGTGGCTGCCCGCAGCATGGCCAGCGCATCGCGGAAGCGATCTGCGCGGTCGTCAAAATTGCTGCCGAAGGCCGGATATTCGCGGGCGCGGTCACCGGTGGCCAGGCCGAGAATGAAGCGGCCGCCCAGCAGCTGGTCGACGCTGGTCGCCTGCTTGGCGACGATCAGCGGATCGCGCAACGGCAGCACGATGCCTGCGGTGCCGATGGCGATGTGCTTTGTCACCGCAGCCAGGTAGCCGGCGTAGACCAGAGGATCCAGAAGCTGACCGAGGTCGCCGAAGTTTGGGTCGTAGAACGGGACATCGCGTAGCCAGATCGCCGAAAAGCCCGCCTCGTCGACCTTTCGCGCCATGTTCTGGTGGTCAGCGAGTGTCGGCCAGGGGGTGTCGGGGTAGCTCTCGAGCGGTGCGATGAAGCCGAAGGTCAGTTGCCCCGGCTGAAAGATCCGGGCATAGCCGCGGTGCTCTGCGAGTTCCGGCGGCAGCACGGTGAGTGGGCGTGTGGAGTTCATGGTTGCCTCGTTTCGATACCGTCGGCCTGCATATCCAGGTCACGGGAAGCGCGACTATAGGGGGCACACCTTGAAAGAAAAATAAGCTAAAGTTCCGGTCTTTTCGGAATCCAAGGAATTAATATGAGCTCCCGGATGGACCATCTCGGCGCCCTTGGCGCCTTCGTCCAGGCCGCCGAAACGCGCAGCTTCACCGAGGCGGGCAGGCGCCTGGGGGTGTCCTCCTCAGCCATCGGCAAGGCGGTGGCGCGCCTGGAGGAGCGACTGGGCGTCAGGCTCTTCCACCGCTCCACGCGGGCCATTACGCTGACGGCCGAGGGCTCGCTGTTCCTGCAGCGTTGCCACCGTGTCTTCGCCGAGCTGGAGGTTGCCGAGCGCGAGCTGACGCAGGCGGCCGGCAAGCCGCAAGGCAAGCTGCGCATCAGCCTTCCGCAGTTAGGTGTGCGCCTGATGCCTCATCTGATCGCCTTCCAGCAGGCGTATCCCGCCATCGAACTGGAGCTGGACTTCAGCGACCGGCTGGTGAACGTGATCGAGGAGGGCTTCGACGCCGTCATGCGCATAGGTGAGGTACAGGACTCGCGTCTGGTCATGCGGGCGCTGAGCGGCTTCGGCCATCGGCTGGTAGCCGCGCCGTCCTACCTTGCCCAGCACGGCATGCCTTCGCATCCGCTCGAGCTCTCGACCCACGCTTGCCTGCACTATCGCTACCCCACGAGCGGCAAGCTCGATCCCTGGCCACTCGTGGAACGGGGCGAGCCGCTGCACCTTGATCTGCCCCAGACCGCGGTCACCAATGCCATCGACCCCTTGCTGGCAATGGCCGAGGCAGGGCAGGGGATAGCCTGCCTGCCGGACTTCGTCGTCGCAGACGCGATCGCCAAGGGAGTTCTGCTCGCACTTCTGGCCCCTTACGTCGAGGATCGCCGCACGCTCAGTATCCTCTGGCCATCCAGTCGTCAGCCCCTGCCGAAGATAAAGGCGTTCGTCAA harbors:
- a CDS encoding LysR family transcriptional regulator — its product is MDRLASMNAFVKAAELGSFSAAAEVLQISSQLVGKHVHHLEQRLGMRLLNRTTRRQSLTDFGRSFYERAKIILAEVEHAENLAAEAQASPSGRLRINAPVSFGMQQLAVHLPEYMKAFPEVSVELTLSNRAVDLIDEGYDAVFRVGQLADSGLIARPLAPYRLVLCAAPDYLAAHGPLNTPWDLQAHECLGFAHTELRTQWTFDGPDGRIVVAVSGRLMVDHGEPLLCAALAGLGILLQPLELVRKHLATGELVALLPDYQVPTRPLHILYAPDRRITPKLRSFLDFAIATFGPEA
- a CDS encoding LLM class flavin-dependent oxidoreductase, translated to MTALSVLDLMMIGEGKGLAHSLEEAALLARHVEKHGYRRYWVAEHHDLSGIGSAATTLIIQHLAAATSTLRVGAGGIMLPNHSPLVIAEQFATLETLFPGRIDLGVGRAPGSAGPSIRAMRGDASERDFATDVTQLMDYLANNGRQEARGLPGRHDVPVWILGSSLQGADLAAKLGLPYAFASHFAPRFLMQAIAHYRTNFRPSEHLQQPYVIAGVNVIAAETHDEAEYIASSHRHWVNNLHNGVPGPLPQPEDGYMARLSNCELQGLAQAMACTAIGDKREVGAWLREFIATTGANELMIDARIYTPTARCRSYQLAAESIEDLLE
- a CDS encoding sugar phosphate isomerase/epimerase family protein, producing MKLPIHALDSFFYTSMGVYSFRSQCEMLAEIGYDAITVAAWGGQPLTDLSLLPSVRAEHGLDIAALYLVLHEGRNDAVLRRIVESVEGVELIELAVQSSLNGESAILRVIEGLLPIVERRGLRLALYPHRHHVTETTSQVVAICQHFDHPQLGATFNGYHWYASEEGDLEGRLRAMQPWLMQVTTSGSALSPLGWGGVATMEPPDRGELDNFALLAALSRMGYRGRIGLLGWDYCGDVYLKLQRSLATIREMQERLSRHPQWAPLAGGQ
- a CDS encoding sugar phosphate isomerase/epimerase family protein, translating into MKHAVHAMDFIFQTRLGTYPLAAQCEMLTELGYQGLTVSWWSQELAELPRVKERWGLDVGAIYAIYRQGLESRLVRLFESVEGCGSIELALHSGESVTDADRRMLDRLLPICERRNIELALYPHVRYGMQTTSEAVALCEEFDHPRLGIVFNGYHWYATQEKALEQRLDALWPWLRQVNIAGCRLSPLGWGGAATIEPLDEGEMDNFVLLGALTRRGYQGRYAFLGWESMGGDVYGNLRRSLTSFRSMEHRLLQHPHWAVMDQLAY
- a CDS encoding LLM class oxidoreductase, which encodes MNSTRPLTVLPPELAEHRGYARIFQPGQLTFGFIAPLESYPDTPWPTLADHQNMARKVDEAGFSAIWLRDVPFYDPNFGDLGQLLDPLVYAGYLAAVTKHIAIGTAGIVLPLRDPLIVAKQATSVDQLLGGRFILGLATGDRAREYPAFGSNFDDRADRFRDALAMLRAATEQTWPMHSSLFYGQLDGSLDLLPKPRAARLPTLVVGMAGQNMEWIARHTDGVLWYLTDPARIPEIVNQWRVACTGMPFKPYGYGTFFDLDRDPNLPLQPGRVMRAGRNTLIDLWRRQQDQGVCHVALNFKPQRRPAAEVIDELGEYVLPHFPIGKPVSPADTAVEGAA
- a CDS encoding LysR family transcriptional regulator, which translates into the protein MDHLGALGAFVQAAETRSFTEAGRRLGVSSSAIGKAVARLEERLGVRLFHRSTRAITLTAEGSLFLQRCHRVFAELEVAERELTQAAGKPQGKLRISLPQLGVRLMPHLIAFQQAYPAIELELDFSDRLVNVIEEGFDAVMRIGEVQDSRLVMRALSGFGHRLVAAPSYLAQHGMPSHPLELSTHACLHYRYPTSGKLDPWPLVERGEPLHLDLPQTAVTNAIDPLLAMAEAGQGIACLPDFVVADAIAKGVLLALLAPYVEDRRTLSILWPSSRQPLPKIKAFVNFIAERLATPMA